The following proteins come from a genomic window of Bradyrhizobium paxllaeri:
- a CDS encoding DUF2934 domain-containing protein yields MDDSQLMRITRRAYELWQQAGEPKGRDEEFYRQAARELNEDANKSDEGNNPASDCKGRL; encoded by the coding sequence ATGGACGATAGCCAACTAATGAGGATTACACGGCGAGCTTACGAGTTGTGGCAGCAAGCAGGCGAGCCGAAAGGTAGAGACGAAGAGTTTTATCGTCAGGCCGCGCGAGAACTCAACGAAGATGCCAACAAATCCGATGAGGGCAACAATCCAGCTTCAGATTGTAAAGGGCGGCTATGA